Within Prionailurus bengalensis isolate Pbe53 chromosome B2 unlocalized genomic scaffold, Fcat_Pben_1.1_paternal_pri B2_random_Un_scaffold_46, whole genome shotgun sequence, the genomic segment TTCTAAGGATGCagctgtgaacaaaacagacaaaaatatctTGCTGGAGTTGTCATCCTGGAGGAGCCATGTATTAGTCTTCTAGGCCCGCTGCAACCACAAGCTTgcatggcttaaaataacagaaacttattCTCTCACATTCAGGAGCCTAGAGGTCCAAAATCAAGGTTATCAGAAGGGCcctgctccctctggaggctttaggcaaagactctatttccaaataaggtcacattgacaggtactaggggttaggacttgaatATATCTCTTTGAAGGACACAATTCTACCCACTGTAGGCATTAAAcaagacaaataaggaaactataTGGCATGGTAGATAGTGACACATGTCAAGGTATAAAATGGAGCAGAGAGGGAATGGAATTGTCTGAGGCATTGCAGTTTTAGACAATGAGCCCAGGGAAGGCCTTGCTGAGATGGTGACATTTGAGTCAAGACTTGAAAAGGTAAGAAAGTGAGCCATGGGGACAGTCTGAGAAGGAGTGAACCAGGCAGATGCATAGCTTATACAAAAGGCCTGGGGTGGGAGTGTGCTTGCAAATTTGTGGAACTTTGAGGAGGCTCTATGGAAGGGAGTGAAGGGTGAGGAGTGGTAGGAAGTGAGTTCAGATAGGTAGTAGGGGGTGAGGGTCCAGCTCATTTAGGGCTTTGTAGGACCCAATAAATTCCAaatgatagtttcctgtctcacagggTAGCCCTTCAGCCACTAGATTCTGGTGATTTCCTTCTTCTCATCAGACATCTATGCCATTGGGGTGGGCAACCTGGATGTGGACTGGAAAGAGCTGAATGAACTGGGGTCCAAGAAGGATGGTGAGCGCCATGCCTTCATTCTACAGGACACAAATGCTCTGTACCAGGTCTTTGAGCACATGCTGGGTGAGTGCGCTTTGCCCTCTTCAGAgtggggtgggtggtgaggaGCCAGCAAGAGCTCCAGGTGGGGAACATGCTCACAGTGCCCCTCACATAcctctttccccctttgctcCCAATACCCACAGATGTCTCCAAGCTCACAGACACCATCTGTGGGGTGGGGAACATGTCAGCCAATGCCTCTGCCCAGGAGAGGACACCCTGGCATGTCACTATTAAGGTACCAGGAAGGAGGGATGGGGCTTGGATCCCAGAGGTGGAAGAAGCCATGGGCCAGAGACATAGCAGTTCCTGAAGATCACCTGTTTCCCTGCAGCCTAAGAGCCAGGAGACCTGCCGGGGGGCCCTCATCTCAGACCAATGGGTCCTGACAGCTGCTCACTGCTTCCGCCATGCTGAGAACAGCTCTCTGTGGAGGGTCAATGTGGGTAAGGCAAGGCCCACACCAGGTTCCTGAGCCCATGGCCAGGGCTGTCACCCTTTGTTCCTAGTCCCTGGCCCCTTCAGGGGCCCTGGGGCAGCCTAATCTGCCATATTATTCACAGGGGATCCTAACTCCCAGTGGGGCAAAGACTTCAGTATTGAGAAGGCCGTGATCTCCTCGGGGTTTGATGTCTTTGCCAAAAAGAATCAGGGAATCTTGGAGTTCTATGGTGATGACATTGCCCTGTTGAAGCTGGCCCAGAAAGTGAAGTTGTCCACCCATGCCAGGTGCTGGAGTCTGGGATGAGAGGGCATCCTCTGGGGGAGAGTGCTCTGGGGAGTCCCAGAGGAGGGGACATAGAGAATGCGCCTGTGTGACCCTTGTCCTTCTCCCCAGGCCCATTTGCCTTCCCTGCACAGTGGAGGCAAATCTGGCTCTGCGGAGACCCCCAGGCAGCACCTGCCGAGACCATGGTGAGTGCTGGGGCTTAGGGTGCATGAGGAGCTAGGACCAGGGCTTAGGAGTGATGATATGGGCTGTGCAACAGCCCCCAATCTGGAGCCTGGATGCTGGGTAAAGGGACCAGCACCACACCCCTTTCTCCTTGACCACAGAAAGTGAACTTCTGAACAAACTGAGTGTTCCTGCTCATTTTGTGGCCTTGAATGGGAGCAAACTGAACATTAACCTCAAGATGGGGACAGAGGTGAGAATCACAGGTCTGGGATGCTGCGGGGGAATGGGACTCCTCTGTGGCAGCTCAAaagtctctctttgtcccttcctcctccagctctgGCCGCTTTCTCCATCTGACCCTGTGTTACCCCTCCTCCAGGCCTAGTTGAACTTCTAGGTGTCCCCTGGGactgctcattctctcctctctgttccaCCCCTGCCACAGTGGACAAGCTGCATCCAGGTCGTCTCCCAAGACAGAACCACGTTCCCTGACTTGACGGATGTCAGAGAGGTGGTGACAGACCAGTTCCTATGCAGTGGAACCGAGAATGATGACAATCCCTGCAGGGGtgagcccctcccacccccacccacgaGCCTGGATTCCTGAGGGAAAGTCCACCAATGTCCCTGTGACCAGCATGCATGCCAGGGCACTGGTGCACTGCCCTGATAACAAGGGAGCGGGGTGAGTCAGGATGACAGTCTCTTGCCCCTCCTTTCTGACAGGAGAATCTGGGGGAGCAGTTTTCCTTGAGCGGAGATACAGATTTTTTCAggtgaggagagaagggggaaggaagctCATGGGACTCGGGCTACAGAATCTTGACCTTGAAGGAGGCTGAGGGAGGCCTTTGGATGAGCCAGGGAGGTTGAAGCTTGGAGCTGGGGCTGTGACAGCCTCCCACcccattctctccttcttccagGTGGGCCTGGTGAGTTGGGGTCTCTACAACCCCTGTGGCAACAGCAATAAAAACTCCCGCCAAAAGGCCCCCAGGGGCAAGATCCCACCACCACGAGATTTTCACATCAATCTCTTTCGCCTACAGCCCTGGCTGAGGCAGCACCTGGAGGGTATCTTGAACTTTTTGCCCCTCTAATTGTGGTTACTGACTCCTCTGTTGTCTTGCCAGCATCTGTCAGTCTCCCACTCTTGAACTTCTATCAGACCCCATGACCTATCTATGCTCCCAGTTCTAGGACTCCGTGCAGCACATCCAAGCTGCGGAAACCCCAGGGCCCCACCCTCTGCTGTGCTTGGCTCACTCTCCTTTCATTTTCATGTGGAATTTCCCagttttgaaattaataaaaattgatgatttcctcatctgtctgtgtctctgcctgGGGGCTGGCCAGGGGGCAGAGGATTCCAGAATGATTCCAGGAACAACAGGGAGGCAGGTCAGAGACCCTGCTGGACAAACAGTGGGTGGACTCTGCTCCACAACAGAGTCAACAGGGAGTGAGCCAGCTTTATTTCTGGTCCCTAAGGGGGTGATCTGGGATTACTGGGGAGGAACTGGAGCTGAGAGGTGGTATTGAAAGGGTAGGGCTTATGCAGTTCCTATTTCCTTGACTGGCACCTCAGTGGGGGCCCTCCCACCTGGACATTCCGGAAAGTGATGTGGGTAGGTGGGGTTAGCCACAGGTGCCAGAACACAGATTGCATAAAAGGCTGGAggttgtggggggcaggggaagggtgtGCGACCAGGCCCAGGTCTGAAGTTTGTTTGGACATCAAGCCAGCAGACAGGCAGCACAAGCCGGGGTAGACCATCTTGTCCCCATACCTGGTTTCTCTCCTGCCTTCCATCGCTATGGGGAGCAGTCTCAGCCCCCAACTCTGCCTGGTATTCTTGGTGCTGGGCCTCTTGTCTGGAGGTAAGAGAGAGGGTcaccactaccccccccccccgccacttccTGCTGCCCCCAGTATTCCTCCTTGGCCTTGGGAGGTTGGGCTTCATCAGCCTTTTTCTTTAGGTGGGAGCATACCACCATTGACTGTGGTTGGGTCCCAAGGCTCCTGCTCTCTGGAAGGAGTAGAGATCAAAGGTGGCTCCTTCAGGCTTCTCAAGGAGGGCCAGGCACTGGAGTATGTGTGTCCCTCTGGCTTCTACCCATACCCTGTGCAGATTCGTACCTGCAGATCCACAGGGTCCTGGAGCACCCTGCGGACCCAAGACCAAAAGATTGTCAAGACGGCAGAATGCAGAGGTTGGAGGGCAGTGAGGGTGGGTACGGGTCAATGGAGGGGTGGAACAGGTGGTGACCAGGGGCCAGACTAGCATACTATTAGAGTTGCATTGAGGCCAGGCAGGTTAGCAGGGGGAGGTGAGCAAACACAGGAGCTGTCTAGGGCtgaaggagggagtgagggaggaggaagggagtgaaTCTTCACTGAGCATCTACCCTGTGTCAGGCAACCCTGGCAGTAAAAAGAACACTCAGAAATTGGAAGCAAGGAGAAGCAGGAGTCATCATAGGTTGAGCGTTGATGCTGACTGTGGGACCAAGAAGGCACTGTTTCTCTGTGACAGGGTCCCTGAGACCAGGAGGGAAACTCTCAAGTGAAGCCCTTCCTTCTCAGTAACTTCTActtgtctccctcccccaaagcAATTCGCTGCCCAAGACCACAGGGATTTGAGAATGGGGAATACTGGCCCCGGACCCCCTACTACAATTTGAGCGATGAGATCTCTTTCCGCTGCTACGATGGCTACACTCTCCGGGGCTCTGCCAATCGCACCTGCCAAGCAACTGGTCGGTGGGATGGACAAACAGCCATCTGCGATGATGGAGGTGAGAAGCGTCCCCTCCCCTGGTGATGTTGTCTTCTCCCTGACCATGTTCCAGCCTGAGGAACCAGCACAACTCTTGTGCTCTACCGTGCCATCTGGGCCTCAGGATTTGGCCCTCACCTCCATGTTTCATGCTTCTGCAGCGGGGTACTGCCCTAACCCGGGCATCCCCCTTGGCACAAGGAAGGTGGGCAACCACTATCGCCTTGAAGACAGAGTCACCTACTACTGCAACCGGGGTCTCACCCTTCGTGGCTCCCAGCAGCGAACATGCCAGGAAGGTGGCTCTTGGAGTGGAACAGAACCTTCCTGCCAAGGTGACTCTTGACCCATGCCCAGGGGTCAAATCCTGCTCTTTTATCCTCATATCCCTACACCAGTTCCCCCTAATGCAACCCAGCTCCTTCCTCACTTCTAAACCTGCCTGTAGAACTTCCTCCACTACTGAGCCCTTCCCATCCTGGAAACCCACCATCCCACCTCACTGGCCACTGTGTCTCTGACCctcacacccttgccaacacccCCAGACATTTTACCTGATTTCTGACCTCTCCCAGACTCCTTTATGTATGACATCCCCGAAGAGGTAGCTGAAGCCTTCCTGTCTTCCCTGACGGAGACCATTGAAGGAGTAGATGCTGAGGATGGGCATAGCCCAGgtttggaggcagagaggggagggaggcaggaaattGGGGGAGGATGAAAGGCCAGGAGAACCATGCATGCTGGAGCCTGAATTTCTCTGGTGGCACCCAGGGGAACAACAGAAGAGGAAGATTATCCTGGACCCCTCGGGCTCCATGAACATCTATCTGGTGTTGGATGCATCAGATAGCATTGGGATCGGCAACTTCACAAGGGCCAAGAACTGTCTCAAAGACTTCATTGAGAAGGTGGGCCCCCTTCCCCCCTGAATGTGAACTCACTGCCCAGCCAGGACTAGTTCCCTGATGTTTCCAGGCCCTCTGAGACACAAGGTCCCAGAAAACCTCTGGTCCTATTctgtcctccttcccttccttttactGGAAGCAGTTTCTTGACCTTTGACCCAATCATCCATCAGCCTCAGGGTGATCAGTCAGCCCTTGAGTCTCTGACTGTAACTTTCCCTGTCCCAGAAAAGCTGCTGACCTCTCCCAACCATAGTATTCTTTCAATGCCATGACCCGTTGCTCCCCTAACCCACAGGTGGCAAGTTATGGGGTGAAGCCAAAATATGGTCTAGTGACCTATGCTACAGTCCCCAAAATTTTGATCAGAGTGTCCGATGAAAACAGCAGCGATGCAGACTGGGTTACAAGGGCAATCGACAATATCAACTATGAAGGTCAGAGGTTAGGGAAGGGACTGGTGGGGAGTTCACTTTGGGGTCAGAGAAGTCAAAAGGttcagggctgttgtgaggaggAGGTAGTGAGACCAAGTGGGAAGGTAGGGTGGACCACTTTGCAGTCTATGGTTGGACAGCAGGCTCATTGAGGAATATGGATTACTGGGAACTTGGGGGCTGAGAAGGTCACTTTGTGGTCAAAGGGAAGTCAGCGGGGTGACaactcaaaaaactgaaaaatgtggTATCTCAGTTGTGATAGGCCTTGAATGTTCATAGATGACTTGGAAGACCAGGTAAGGTGAGATCTTCCTTTTTCACAGATCACAAGTTGAAGGCAGGCACTAACACCAAGAAGGCCCTCCAGGCAATTTACAACATGATGAGCTGGCCGGGGAACCAACCCCCTGAAGGCTGGAACCGCACCCGCCATGTCATCATTCTCATGACTGACGGTCAGAAGGGACCTTTTCCTGCCCCAGGCTTCCCACCCTTTCATACCAGTGTATGGCTGTTTGGTCCACATGTAACACTAGACTCATGGTTGGGGCTCTGAGCAGCACTGAGGGCCCCAACCATGTTGATCTTTCCTGTGACCCTTTACAAGGAGACACCCTTCTTAAGTCTCTCTGTCACTTCCATCCCCTTAACCTGCTtacccaggggtacctgggtggcgtGGTTGGTTGGGcttctgaatttggctcaggtcatgatcctgcagttcgtgagttggagcccggttgtcaggcttggtgctgatatctcagagcctatagcctgcttcagattctgtgtctccctctctctgcccctcctccactctctctcaaaaatgaataaacattaaaaaaaatttttaaattaaaaagctgaaattttaccttcagccattaaaaacaaaaaaccaacctgCTTACCCAGCCATGTGTCACTACTAGCCAATTTATCTTCCTTGACCCTCTTCTTTACTTGCCTCTCACCTTCACGGTCCCTGTCTCTTCTGCAGGCTTGCACAATATGGGTGGGGACCCAGTCTCTGTCATTCATGAGATCCGGAGCTTGCTGGACATTGGGAGGGATCGCAAAAACCTAAGGGAGGATTATCTGGGTGAGTTTTTGGCCTTGGACCCAGCACCTTGCTTTCTCAGCTCCTGCCCCCAGGGCTTGGACACtcaccctccctctttctccctcagaTGTCTATGTGTTTGGGGTTGGGCCTCTGGTGAACCAAGAGAACATCAATGCTTTGGCTTCCAAGAAGGATAAAGAACAACATGTGTTCAAAGTCAAGGACATGGAAGACCTGGAAGATGTTTTCAAACAAATGCTTGGTAGGAAGATACCAGGAGGGTATAAAGAGGTCAGGAAGTCCCCCAGGTATCCCAAGGTCACTCATACTTCCTCTCCTCCTGAAGCCTTGGCAGTCTGGGATGGCCTTCTCATTGCTCCTTCTCTACCTCAGTCACACTCTGGTCTCCTGGCACTATCGACTTCCTGATCTTAGAATCACCGAGTTCTGAACAACATTGGA encodes:
- the CFB gene encoding complement factor B; translated protein: MGSSLSPQLCLVFLVLGLLSGGGSIPPLTVVGSQGSCSLEGVEIKGGSFRLLKEGQALEYVCPSGFYPYPVQIRTCRSTGSWSTLRTQDQKIVKTAECRAIRCPRPQGFENGEYWPRTPYYNLSDEISFRCYDGYTLRGSANRTCQATGRWDGQTAICDDGAGYCPNPGIPLGTRKVGNHYRLEDRVTYYCNRGLTLRGSQQRTCQEGGSWSGTEPSCQDSFMYDIPEEVAEAFLSSLTETIEGVDAEDGHSPGEQQKRKIILDPSGSMNIYLVLDASDSIGIGNFTRAKNCLKDFIEKVASYGVKPKYGLVTYATVPKILIRVSDENSSDADWVTRAIDNINYEDHKLKAGTNTKKALQAIYNMMSWPGNQPPEGWNRTRHVIILMTDGLHNMGGDPVSVIHEIRSLLDIGRDRKNLREDYLDVYVFGVGPLVNQENINALASKKDKEQHVFKVKDMEDLEDVFKQMLDETRTLGLCGMVWEHKKGSDYHKQPWQAKISVTRPLKGHETCMGAVVSEYYVLTAAHCFTVDDRNHSIKVSVGGMKQDLEIDKVLFHPNYDINGKKAEGIPEFYDYDVALIRLKEKLKYGQTLRPICLPCTQGTNQALRLPLSTTCQQQMEELLPAKDVKALFVSELSKDRKKSMIRKEVYIKNGEKKSSCERDAQYALGYDKVKDISKVVTPRFLCTGGVDPYTDPNTCKGDSGGPLIIHKRSRFIQVGVISWGVVDVCKDQRRWRQVPAHARDFHINLFQVLPWLREKLKEEDLDFL